One Solanum pennellii chromosome 9, SPENNV200 DNA segment encodes these proteins:
- the LOC107030084 gene encoding uncharacterized protein LOC107030084: MESSSSNHFMLNTGGAFKTASCALGGIGGVFRNHDGDWILGFSGLVATADALSTELHALLKGLQLALDRHLLPLEINVDAQLLVDLLCLLRRLGDPTVRHVYREQN; this comes from the exons ATGGAATCCTCAAGCAGTAACCATTTTATGTTAAATACTGGTGGTGCTTTTAAAACTGCTTCTTGTGCTCTTGGTGGTATAGGAGGGGTGTTTCGAAATCATGATGGTGATTGGATCTTGGGATTTTCAGGCCTTGTGGCCACTGCGGATGCCTTAAGCACCGAATTACATGCTTTACTCAAGGGTTTACAATTAGCATTGGATCGTCATCTTTTGCCTCTAGAAATAAACGTGGATGCTCAGCTGCTAGTAGATCTATT GTGCCTCCTTCGGAGGCTGGGTGATCCTACCGTCCGCCATGTCTACAGAGAGCAGAACTAG
- the LOC107029211 gene encoding protein DAMAGED DNA-BINDING 2, with amino-acid sequence MRRRSLFPRVVIDRDTESEKSSSDEEEEEAANVVSPEEERIQKGKTPITISLKKVCKVCKRSGHEAGFRGATYIDCPMKPCFLCKLPGHTTVTCPHRVATEYGMHPAPHKNTTNPLEFVFQRQLHPRLPPIKPAHVIPDQVYCAVIRYHSRRITCLEFHPTNNNILLSGDKKGQLGIWDFGKVHEKTVYGNIHNCILNNMKFNPTNDGSIYAASSDGTISCTDLETGISLSLMNLNPNGWEGPSSWRMLYGLDVNSERNVVLVADNFGYIYMADIRSNNKMSKPTLIHKKGTKVVGLNCNPLQPDLLLSCGNDHFARIWDMRLLEAGSSLYNLEHKRVVSSAYFSPLSGSKILTTSLDNRIRVWDSIFGNLDNPSREIVHSHDFNRYLTAFRAEWDAKDSSESLVVIGRYISENYDGAALHPIDFINISTGQLVAEVMDPNITTISSVNKLHPREDILASGSSRSLFIWRPNKLDIALPREEKRMVLCGELSKKRNKKHGDESDDDSENDIFISKDIRFKQKKHASKSSPYKSRRS; translated from the exons ATGCGTAGAAGAAGTTTGTTTCCTCGAGTAGTAATCGATAGAGACACGGAGTCGGAGAAAAGTTCTtctgatgaagaagaagaagaagctgcTAATGTAGTTTCACCTGAAGAGGAGAGAATACAAAAAGGGAAAACACCCATCACTATTTCTCTCAAGAAAGTTTGCAAA gtTTGCAAGAGAAGTGGTCATGAAGCAGGTTTCAGGGGTGCAACTTATATTGATTGCCCAATGAAACCATGTTTTCTATGCAAATTGCCTG GTCACACCACAGTCACTTGCCCCCACCGAGTAGCTACAGAATATGGGATGCACCCAGCGCCTCACAAGAACACAACTAATCCTTTGGAATTTGTTTTCCAACGCCAGCTTCACCCCCGCCTTCCTCCA ATCAAGCCAGCACATGTGATCCCAGATCAAGTCTACTGTGCAGTAATCAGGTACCACAGTAGGCGAATCACGTGCTTGGAGTTCCATCCTACAAACAACAATATTCTTTTATCTGGTGATAAG AAAGGCCAACTTGGCATCTGGGATTTTGGGAAAGTGCATGAAAAGACTGTATATGGGAACATACACAATTGTATACTTAACAACATGAA GTTCAACCCGACAAATGATGGATCCATATATGCTGCTTCATCTGACGGAACAATCAGTTGTACGGACCTAGAGACTGGGATTTCATTGTCGCTAATGAACCTTAATCCAAATGGGTGGGAG GGACCAAGCAGTTGGAGGATGCTTTATGGGTTGGATGTCAACTCAGAAAGAAATGTGGTCCTTGTTGCTGATAATTTTGGATATATTTACAT GGCTGATATACGGAGCAATAACAAAATGAGCAAACCTACTTTGATTCACAAGAAAGGAACTAAAGTTGTTGGTCTAAACTGCAATCCTCTTCAACCAGATCTGCTTTTGAGCTGTGGGAATGATCACTTT GCTCGAATATGGGATATGCGCCTCTTGGAAGCTGGGTCTTCTCTATATAATCTTGAACATAAACGTGTTGTTAGTTCTGCATATTTTTCTCCACTAAGTGGAAGCAAAATACTTACTACTTCACTGGACAATCGGATTCGTGTGTGGGATTCAATCTTTGGCAACCTTGATAATCCAAGCCGAGAAATTGTTCATAGTCACGATTTTAACAGATATCTTACAGCATTCCGAGCAGAATGGGATGCAAAG GACTCATCAGAGTCTCTTGTTGTCATTGGGCGTTACATTAGTGAAAACTATGATGGAGCTGCTTTGCATCCCATTGACTTTATCAACATTAGTACTGGGCAGTTGGTTGCAGAGGTCATGGACCCCAACATAACAACTATTAGTTCGGTGAACAAGCTACATCCACGTGAAGATATTCTGGCGTCTGGTAGTTCAAG GTCTCTTTTCATTTGGAGGCCTAATAAGCTGGACATTGCACTGCCAAGAGAAGAAAAGAGGATGGTATTATGTGGGGAGTTGAGTAAAAAACGTAACAAGAAGCATGGTGATGAGAGCGATGATGATTCTGAGAATGATATCTTCATAAGCAAGGACATTAGATTCAAGCAGAAGAAACATGCATCCAAATCATCTCCATATAAATCCAGGAGAAGTTAA